From a single Aestuariibius sp. HNIBRBA575 genomic region:
- a CDS encoding prephenate/arogenate dehydrogenase family protein: protein MSQVYDRVALIGLGLIASSMFWAIKRSGLAGEVTGYARSQETRDIARQIGLCDRVCDSAADAAKGADLVVLCVPVGAMGVVAAEIAPVLKPGATISDVGSVKRDVIDAVAPYVPQGVHFVPAHPLAGTEHSGPKSGFAELFDNRWCLLVPTQGSDPDSVATLRKFWEAMGANVNEMDAEHHDLVLAVTSHAPHLIAYTMVGVADDLRRVTDSEVIEYSAAGFRDFTRIAASDPTMWRDVFLSNKEATLEILGRFTEELFALQRAIRTGDGDHLFDYFTRTRAIRRSIIDAGQDTEAPNFGRDPGHKE from the coding sequence ATGAGTCAGGTTTATGATCGCGTCGCCCTAATCGGTTTGGGCCTGATTGCATCATCCATGTTTTGGGCGATCAAACGATCCGGCTTGGCCGGAGAAGTGACAGGGTACGCCCGGTCCCAGGAAACCCGCGACATCGCCCGCCAAATTGGACTATGCGACCGGGTCTGTGACAGCGCCGCAGACGCTGCCAAAGGTGCCGATCTGGTGGTGCTATGTGTGCCCGTCGGAGCCATGGGGGTGGTTGCCGCTGAAATTGCCCCAGTTCTAAAGCCGGGGGCGACAATCAGCGATGTTGGGTCCGTCAAACGCGATGTCATTGACGCTGTCGCGCCTTACGTGCCCCAAGGCGTGCATTTTGTCCCAGCGCACCCTTTGGCAGGGACCGAACATTCCGGGCCAAAATCCGGTTTTGCAGAATTGTTCGACAATCGCTGGTGCCTGTTGGTGCCCACCCAAGGCAGCGATCCAGATTCCGTGGCAACATTGCGTAAATTCTGGGAAGCCATGGGCGCAAATGTCAATGAAATGGATGCCGAGCATCATGATCTGGTGCTGGCTGTGACGTCTCATGCACCGCATTTGATCGCCTATACGATGGTGGGGGTCGCGGATGATTTGCGCCGGGTCACCGACAGCGAAGTGATCGAATATTCCGCGGCAGGGTTCCGCGATTTCACCCGGATTGCGGCATCGGATCCCACCATGTGGCGCGACGTGTTTTTGTCCAACAAAGAGGCAACACTGGAAATTCTGGGCCGATTTACCGAGGAATTATTTGCGTTGCAGCGGGCCATTCGCACCGGTGACGGTGATCACCTGTTTGATTATTTCACCCGCACACGCGCCATTCGACGCAGCATTATTGATGCAGGCCAAGATACCGAAGCGCCGAACTTTGGCCGTGATCCAGGGCACAAAGAATGA
- a CDS encoding gamma-glutamylcyclotransferase: MSLWVFGYGSLLWDPGFEPAESRRGVLHGYHRSFCMLSIHYRGTEAQPGLVLALDNADHATCTGLALRAKDGQEDQVLANLRARELISDAYLEKFVDVETEAGPINAVTYVINHNNHQYCDFDLEKQAQMIASATGARGANSEYLKNTADHLDKMNIRDDEMAWLVQRVSQLLDPDGPPA; this comes from the coding sequence ATGTCGCTTTGGGTATTTGGATACGGATCCCTGCTATGGGATCCCGGGTTTGAGCCCGCAGAATCCCGCCGGGGTGTTTTGCACGGCTATCACCGGTCATTTTGTATGTTATCAATCCACTATCGCGGAACCGAAGCCCAGCCCGGTCTGGTTCTGGCGCTGGACAACGCCGATCATGCGACCTGTACCGGATTGGCATTGCGGGCCAAAGACGGCCAAGAGGACCAAGTGCTGGCGAATTTACGCGCGCGCGAATTGATTTCGGACGCTTATCTGGAAAAATTCGTTGATGTGGAAACCGAAGCCGGACCAATCAACGCAGTGACCTATGTGATCAATCACAACAATCATCAATATTGTGATTTTGACCTTGAGAAACAGGCGCAAATGATTGCGTCGGCCACGGGCGCGCGTGGCGCAAATTCTGAGTATCTGAAAAATACCGCGGATCATTTGGACAAAATGAACATCCGGGATGACGAAATGGCATGGCTGGTGCAGCGCGTGTCGCAATTGTTGGACCCGGACGGGCCGCCTGCATAA
- a CDS encoding biopolymer transporter ExbB, whose amino-acid sequence MDIREPEAEPHFTQPIRQITSMLIVLALVGAGGYLAFPSVAPVFLANPYLNGFIALVFAYGVLSCFLQVGQLVRSVGWIAGFTRNTEEQGLVAPQLLAPLATLLRSRGARMQLSSTSSRSILDSVAQRIDEEREITRYIVNTLIFLGLLGTFYGLATTVPALVETIQSLTPKEGESSGEIFGRLQSGLESQLGGMGVAFASSLLGLAGSLVVGLLELFAGHGQNRFYRELEEWLSTITRVGFASGEEGGETGVMGHVIDNLAEQMEALQTMFTQTDIGRSQVDERLSELAGSIDKLAGRIETGADMSGLLQQVAEGQTALINKISENGMDGIDAESRMRLRSIDVQMLRILEEMSAGRAEVMADLRTDIAALSRAVRQAQGGS is encoded by the coding sequence ATGGACATTCGGGAACCCGAGGCAGAGCCGCATTTCACGCAGCCCATCCGTCAAATCACATCAATGCTCATTGTGTTGGCATTGGTTGGAGCCGGCGGGTATTTGGCCTTTCCCAGTGTGGCGCCTGTGTTTTTGGCAAATCCCTATTTGAACGGGTTCATTGCCTTGGTTTTTGCCTATGGTGTTTTGTCGTGCTTTTTGCAGGTCGGGCAATTGGTGCGGTCTGTGGGCTGGATCGCCGGTTTCACCCGCAACACCGAAGAGCAAGGCCTGGTCGCACCGCAATTATTGGCCCCCCTGGCCACGCTGTTGCGTTCGCGCGGCGCCCGGATGCAATTGTCGTCGACATCCAGCCGGTCGATTTTGGATTCTGTGGCACAGCGGATTGACGAAGAACGCGAAATCACCCGTTATATCGTCAACACATTGATTTTTCTGGGACTATTGGGCACGTTTTACGGCTTGGCCACAACAGTTCCGGCGTTGGTGGAAACCATCCAATCCCTCACCCCAAAAGAGGGCGAAAGCAGCGGCGAAATCTTTGGCCGGTTGCAATCGGGACTAGAAAGCCAGTTGGGGGGCATGGGCGTCGCCTTTGCATCCTCATTGCTTGGATTGGCCGGGTCATTGGTTGTTGGCCTGTTGGAACTGTTCGCCGGTCATGGTCAAAACCGGTTTTACCGTGAACTAGAAGAATGGCTATCCACCATTACCCGAGTCGGGTTTGCCAGCGGCGAAGAAGGTGGGGAAACCGGGGTGATGGGCCATGTGATAGACAATCTGGCCGAACAGATGGAAGCCCTGCAAACCATGTTTACCCAGACCGACATTGGTCGATCTCAGGTGGATGAACGATTGTCCGAATTGGCGGGCAGTATCGACAAATTGGCCGGGCGGATCGAAACCGGTGCTGATATGTCCGGGCTGCTGCAACAAGTGGCCGAAGGGCAGACCGCGCTGATCAACAAAATCAGTGAAAACGGCATGGATGGCATCGATGCTGAAAGCCGGATGCGCCTGCGGTCCATCGATGTGCAAATGCTGCGGATACTAGAAGAAATGAGCGCAGGGCGCGCCGAAGTGATGGCCGATTTGCGCACGGATATTGCCGCACTAAGCCGGGCTGTGCGACAGGCGCAGGGCGGGTCCTGA
- a CDS encoding extensin family protein: MIRLGVIAALAWAGMAAANAPDQSLRPQMRTLFDATLSTRGDYRAESEMTVMSAQAVAFSARPNERPDVILALGRRAQEERRRGAICGDMDIQGDVIGDVPGNGACGVENAVRVRAVAGLRLSTPATLDCRTASALKTWVERGVLPAVGNEGGGATSLRVMAHYACRTRNNQPGARLSEHSFGHAIDVGGIGLADGSEISVLNGWGTHADGRQLRDMHTAACGPFGTVLGPDADRHHRDHFHFDTARYRSGSYCR, translated from the coding sequence ATGATCCGATTGGGTGTCATCGCCGCGCTGGCTTGGGCAGGGATGGCGGCGGCCAATGCGCCGGATCAATCCCTGCGTCCACAGATGCGCACCCTGTTTGACGCCACATTATCCACCCGCGGCGATTACCGCGCAGAATCCGAAATGACCGTCATGAGCGCCCAAGCCGTGGCCTTTTCGGCCCGCCCGAATGAACGCCCTGACGTCATTCTGGCACTGGGGCGTCGCGCCCAAGAAGAACGCCGTCGCGGAGCCATTTGCGGCGACATGGACATTCAGGGCGACGTGATTGGCGATGTGCCGGGGAACGGGGCCTGTGGTGTTGAAAACGCGGTGCGGGTGCGTGCCGTGGCCGGATTGCGGCTGTCGACCCCGGCGACATTGGATTGCCGGACGGCTTCGGCGTTAAAAACATGGGTGGAACGGGGCGTTTTACCTGCTGTCGGAAACGAAGGCGGCGGGGCGACAAGCCTGCGGGTGATGGCCCATTATGCCTGTCGCACACGCAACAATCAGCCCGGCGCGCGTCTGTCGGAACATTCCTTTGGTCATGCGATTGATGTGGGCGGGATCGGGTTGGCGGACGGGTCCGAAATTTCGGTGCTTAACGGCTGGGGGACCCATGCGGATGGGCGGCAATTGCGGGATATGCACACCGCAGCCTGTGGGCCATTTGGCACGGTTTTGGGCCCGGATGCGGACCGTCACCACCGGGATCATTTTCACTTTGACACCGCGCGCTATCGCAGCGGGTCATATTGCAGGTAG
- the hisC gene encoding histidinol-phosphate transaminase encodes MTKIEPQPRIMDIKLYQGGASAIPGLSNVVKLSSNENPAGPSSAAKEAITRSIHEMHRYPSTDHASLRNAIAEVHGLESERIICGVGSDEVITFLCQAYAGPDTEVIYTEHGFAMYKISALAAGADPVEVPERDRVVDVDAILAACTDKTRLVFIANPANPTGTMISGAEAKRLAEGLPEKCLLVLDGAYAEYVEDYDGGAALIDSHSNIVMTRTFSKIYGLGGLRVGWGYATQDVIDVLNRVRGPFNLSNAALAGAEAAVRDQSYVDKCRADNTRMRDWMAGALAALGVPSDTSTANFILARFADQAEAEACEDYLRSQGLLVRKVAGYKLPNGLRITIGDEPSCRQVVHAIGQFKEKRA; translated from the coding sequence ATGACCAAAATCGAGCCTCAGCCACGGATTATGGACATAAAGCTCTATCAAGGTGGCGCATCTGCGATACCGGGTTTGTCCAACGTGGTGAAATTGTCCTCAAACGAAAATCCGGCGGGTCCGTCATCTGCCGCCAAAGAGGCGATCACCCGGTCTATCCATGAAATGCATCGATATCCATCGACCGATCACGCCAGCCTGCGCAATGCCATCGCAGAGGTGCACGGGCTTGAGAGTGAGCGCATCATTTGCGGCGTCGGATCGGACGAAGTCATCACCTTTTTGTGCCAGGCCTATGCCGGTCCAGATACCGAAGTGATTTATACGGAACATGGTTTTGCCATGTACAAAATTTCAGCTCTGGCAGCAGGCGCTGACCCGGTCGAAGTGCCCGAACGTGATCGTGTGGTCGATGTGGATGCCATTTTGGCTGCGTGCACGGACAAAACCCGACTGGTGTTTATCGCCAACCCGGCCAACCCCACCGGAACGATGATTTCCGGCGCCGAAGCGAAACGGCTAGCCGAAGGGTTGCCGGAAAAGTGTTTGTTGGTGCTGGACGGGGCTTATGCCGAATATGTCGAAGATTATGATGGCGGTGCAGCCCTGATCGATAGTCATAGCAATATCGTCATGACGCGCACCTTTTCCAAGATTTATGGATTGGGTGGCTTGCGCGTCGGCTGGGGCTACGCGACCCAAGACGTGATTGATGTGTTGAACCGTGTGCGCGGCCCCTTCAACCTGTCAAACGCCGCATTGGCCGGGGCCGAAGCCGCCGTGCGTGATCAGTCTTATGTGGATAAATGCCGGGCCGACAACACCCGCATGCGCGATTGGATGGCCGGGGCGCTGGCGGCGTTGGGCGTGCCGTCGGACACGTCTACGGCCAACTTCATTTTGGCGCGCTTTGCTGATCAGGCAGAGGCAGAGGCCTGCGAGGACTATTTGCGCAGTCAGGGGCTCTTGGTGCGCAAAGTGGCGGGGTATAAATTGCCAAACGGATTGCGGATCACCATCGGCGACGAACCCAGCTGCCGTCAGGTGGTTCATGCTATCGGTCAATTCAAAGAGAAACGCGCATGA
- a CDS encoding peptidoglycan -binding protein, whose product MALSRRTGARFQASIWPGFVDAMTGLLLVLMFVLTIFMVIQFVLQETITGQESQLNELTQEVAALADALGLEQDRSAGLATRVGTLTTNLSEANATARAQTALITSLTQERDTTARALADAQSRITGFEAQVAGLLAQRTEAQAQIAQLDQERATLMSEQEALNLALAQARDEIDQGVEQARLAAARREALEAMVAQLESDGRDAQAEISDLEAARLVDAAAAQTLRDRLENADTELTALTLSLEEQRREAEQTLTLLAAADAARADLDLRLAQALLLQQQAETSLAQSLSQSSDLDTRLAAALSLQQSTQGELAQARAALEEAQTSSADLTARLAAVIAARDLAEGDLDAARQALELALSDGAAAQADIQERLASAVLARDALRVELEAAQTAGQDADAQRATLEQKLTEALLAQQVLQAEITSLAGTSADAQAARATLEARLAEALAAGSAAQELAGERLTEADRQAALLAQANATLSQEQALSAQARREVAVLNEQVAALRQQIGTLQSLLNVASEADEVSQVQIETLGNQLNTALARAAAEERRRRMLEEAETARLEEERAQLEAEAQNLERFRSDFFGQLRDVVEGQEGVRIEGDRFVFSSEVLFQQGQAELSAEGRDEIAKIAAILRTIASDIPEGIDWVIRVDGHTDNVPLSGLGQYSDNWELSQARALSVVRFMVDFLGIPPNRLAANGFGQYQPLNPDDTDAARAQNRRIELKLTER is encoded by the coding sequence ATGGCCCTAAGCCGCAGAACCGGGGCGCGGTTTCAGGCGTCCATCTGGCCGGGTTTTGTGGATGCGATGACCGGTCTGTTGCTGGTCCTGATGTTTGTGCTGACCATTTTTATGGTCATTCAATTTGTTCTGCAGGAAACAATTACAGGCCAAGAAAGCCAGCTTAATGAGCTAACCCAAGAGGTCGCCGCGCTGGCCGATGCGCTGGGGCTGGAACAGGACCGGTCCGCTGGATTGGCGACGCGGGTTGGAACATTGACCACCAACCTATCCGAAGCAAATGCCACGGCGCGTGCCCAAACAGCCTTGATTACGTCGTTAACTCAGGAACGCGACACAACGGCCCGCGCGCTGGCCGATGCGCAATCCCGCATCACCGGATTTGAGGCCCAAGTCGCCGGGCTATTGGCGCAGCGGACTGAAGCTCAGGCGCAGATTGCGCAACTGGATCAGGAACGCGCCACGTTGATGTCAGAGCAAGAGGCGCTCAACCTTGCCTTAGCGCAGGCGCGGGATGAAATTGACCAAGGCGTTGAACAAGCCCGTCTGGCGGCGGCACGCCGAGAAGCGCTTGAGGCGATGGTGGCGCAACTTGAATCCGATGGCCGTGATGCACAGGCCGAAATTTCTGACCTAGAAGCGGCGCGTTTGGTTGATGCCGCCGCCGCCCAGACATTGCGGGACCGGTTGGAAAATGCCGATACCGAACTGACCGCGTTGACGCTATCGTTAGAAGAGCAGCGTCGCGAGGCCGAACAAACGCTGACATTGTTAGCCGCCGCAGATGCGGCGCGGGCGGATTTGGACCTTAGATTGGCGCAGGCTTTGTTGTTGCAGCAACAGGCGGAAACGTCATTGGCTCAATCTCTGTCTCAAAGTTCGGATCTGGATACGCGATTGGCTGCGGCGCTGTCTTTGCAGCAATCCACCCAAGGCGAATTGGCGCAAGCGCGCGCCGCACTGGAAGAGGCGCAAACCAGCTCGGCGGATCTGACGGCCCGTTTGGCGGCAGTGATTGCGGCGCGGGATCTGGCCGAGGGCGATTTGGACGCCGCCCGTCAGGCGTTAGAATTGGCCCTGTCAGACGGGGCCGCTGCGCAGGCGGACATTCAGGAACGATTGGCCAGCGCGGTTTTGGCGCGCGATGCGTTGCGCGTTGAACTCGAAGCGGCCCAAACCGCCGGGCAAGACGCCGATGCCCAACGGGCAACATTGGAACAGAAATTGACCGAAGCGCTGTTGGCGCAGCAGGTTTTACAAGCTGAAATTACGTCGCTGGCAGGGACATCCGCAGATGCGCAAGCCGCCCGTGCCACATTAGAGGCGCGGCTGGCAGAGGCATTGGCGGCCGGATCTGCAGCACAAGAATTGGCCGGGGAACGGCTGACTGAAGCGGACCGTCAGGCGGCTTTGTTGGCGCAGGCCAATGCCACATTGTCACAAGAGCAGGCTCTGTCTGCGCAGGCCCGACGCGAGGTGGCTGTGTTAAACGAACAGGTCGCCGCGTTGCGTCAACAGATCGGGACGTTGCAATCCTTGTTGAATGTCGCCTCTGAGGCCGACGAAGTGTCACAAGTGCAGATTGAAACCTTGGGGAACCAGCTGAACACGGCCCTTGCACGTGCTGCCGCCGAGGAACGTCGCCGTCGGATGCTAGAAGAAGCCGAAACCGCCCGTCTGGAAGAAGAACGCGCGCAATTGGAAGCCGAAGCTCAAAACCTTGAAAGGTTCCGGTCGGATTTCTTTGGCCAGTTGCGGGACGTCGTCGAGGGCCAAGAAGGTGTGCGTATCGAAGGCGACAGGTTTGTGTTTTCGTCCGAGGTTTTGTTCCAGCAGGGTCAGGCAGAATTGTCCGCCGAAGGACGGGATGAAATCGCCAAAATTGCCGCCATTCTACGGACAATTGCAAGCGACATACCCGAAGGAATTGATTGGGTCATCCGCGTAGATGGCCATACGGATAACGTGCCGCTCTCTGGTTTGGGGCAATATTCTGACAATTGGGAGCTGAGCCAAGCGCGGGCATTGTCGGTTGTACGTTTCATGGTCGACTTTTTGGGTATTCCCCCAAACCGGTTGGCCGCAAACGGGTTTGGGCAATATCAACCCTTGAATCCGGATGATACGGATGCAGCACGCGCCCAAAATCGGCGGATTGAGTTAAAACTGACCGAACGTTGA